The nucleotide sequence TCGTACCATGCTTTTTCGAATTTCAATCCAGACAGGATATAATCTACGTTTTTACGAACGCGGCGAATACGCCAGGGAGCCCAGGCCCAGAGCTGGGGGGGAAGGTAATAAAATACCGGGATGCCCAGTGCTTTCGCTTTTCTGGCAACCCACCAGTTGAAACCGGGAAAATCCACCAGAATGACTGCATTCGGGCGGTGTGTCTCCAGATATTGTCCGGCCTGCCTGATCAACTGGATGAACTTAAAAATGAGTGGGAGTACATTGAAGATCCCCATGACCGCATAATCGGTGAGCCTGACTTCAATCTGGCAGCCGGCGGCCTGCATTTCAGGGCCTCCAAAGGCCGAAAAGGAAACATCCGGATTTCGTTTGCGAATTTCTTCAATCAGGTGCGCTGTATGCTCATCGCCACTTGGCTCGCCTACAGAAAAAAACAGATGCATCAGAGTATCCTCTTCCAGTTCTAGAATCGAGACGCGTCGAGGAAACATGCTCGGCACAATTCGCGATGGCAGGTTCGGAGTAACAGTGAGACCGCATCGCAGGTTACCGCAGCGTGTCTCGACCTCTTATCATCGGTCCAAATCGTCCTGGAGACGCTTCAGAAAAAATGGATACAGGCGAATCCTCACAGACGTTTATGCGAGACTGTCCTCCTCAAAACCTCGTAAAGTTATGCTGAATAAGGGCTTTTGGTCAACCCCGATTTGTCGGAGGTTTTGACGGGGGGATAGCCGGAACTGAAAACAGCTCCCTGAAAAATATTCAGGGAGCTGTTTGATATGATCATTGTGTGGTCGAACTCAGCTGTTTTCCGGAAAACAGTCTAAGCTCTGCAGCCAGATGGATTAACCTTCGGCGGTTGCGGGTTCTGTTTCTTCAGCAGCAGCCGATTCAACGATTTCCAATCCAGGTACGTTGATCGATTTGATCAGGACTGTGGTGTATTTCTGGCGGTGACCCGTGTGTCGACGAGAATTCTTCCGGCGTCGAAACTTTTGAATTTCGAGCTTTTCACCCTTCAATTCAGGATTCACGACTTCTGCTTCAACAGTGGCTCCTTCAATGGTAGGAGTACCGATGGAACTGGCTCCTCCACCGTTGGCCAGCAGAATGCTTTCAAAAGTAATGGGATCGCCTGCTTTTGCTGTAGCACGGTAGTCGATTGTCAGGGTATCGCCTTCCTGAATCGTATATTGACGGCTGCCATCTTCGATTACTACAAACATCCTCAAACCTTCTTTTCTTCTTACACTTTGATCAATAATTTGCTGAAGACGGATTGATGTATCAAAGTCAATCCGGTTTGTATTCAGAATCAATCGCGCAATGCCATTGATAGTATATAGTTAAGCAATTATGCTTTACTGCGGCAATTCGGTTCAGAGCGGCTGCTTTGCGCAGAACCTGTTCCATTCACACGAATAGCGAGCAGGGCATTGTAAGGTGTCACTTTTGAAATTTCGAGTCAGAAACCACTAGAAATT is from Gimesia maris and encodes:
- the rplU gene encoding 50S ribosomal protein L21; the encoded protein is MFVVIEDGSRQYTIQEGDTLTIDYRATAKAGDPITFESILLANGGGASSIGTPTIEGATVEAEVVNPELKGEKLEIQKFRRRKNSRRHTGHRQKYTTVLIKSINVPGLEIVESAAAEETEPATAEG